In Desulfosalsimonas propionicica, the following are encoded in one genomic region:
- a CDS encoding prepilin-type N-terminal cleavage/methylation domain-containing protein yields the protein MENFAQGFWLRHANCSIPNGNGFQADLSLKKFVTIEHQTNKKGGHMLQKLRGTNNQGGFTLIELMIVIAIIGILAAIAVPQFMSYRVRANNSSAEAANKNAQTALAALNSDIGCYGLSDDTADLLNAVGGGGAGTELQGSGGSIAAATQNNAGGMVTGTSPSTGAISGVGITIPDGIDLLASTEGANNATYLVMTEHEDGNRGFASEAEIADVMYYVQNDGWNGSPGIDAAPPGINANTLDIDGAAGGGSPTAAWSALN from the coding sequence TTGGAAAACTTTGCACAGGGCTTCTGGCTCCGGCACGCAAATTGCTCTATACCAAACGGAAACGGTTTCCAGGCAGACCTGAGCCTGAAAAAATTTGTCACCATTGAACACCAAACAAATAAAAAAGGAGGACACATGCTACAAAAATTAAGAGGTACCAACAACCAGGGTGGTTTCACCCTCATCGAACTGATGATTGTCATCGCCATCATCGGTATTCTGGCGGCAATTGCAGTGCCGCAGTTCATGTCCTACCGTGTTAGGGCCAACAACTCTTCGGCAGAAGCGGCCAATAAAAACGCCCAGACAGCCCTTGCTGCGCTGAATTCCGATATTGGCTGTTACGGTCTCAGCGACGATACTGCAGATCTACTTAATGCAGTTGGTGGCGGTGGGGCCGGCACCGAGTTACAAGGTTCAGGTGGCTCAATTGCAGCGGCCACACAGAATAACGCAGGTGGGATGGTGACCGGCACCAGCCCGTCCACCGGTGCCATCAGTGGAGTGGGTATTACCATACCAGACGGTATCGATCTTCTGGCAAGTACAGAAGGCGCAAACAACGCAACATATCTGGTGATGACAGAGCATGAAGATGGCAACAGGGGTTTTGCCTCTGAGGCTGAAATTGCCGATGTCATGTATTATGTGCAAAATGATGGATGGAATGGTTCTCCTGGCATTGATGCCGCACCTCCTGGTATCAACGCAAACACTCTTGATATTGACGGTGCGGCTGGCGGCGGATCGCCCACAGCAGCCTGGAGTGCACTGAACTAA
- a CDS encoding prepilin-type N-terminal cleavage/methylation domain-containing protein, whose translation MCSKTRNGFTLIELLIAMAITSIVMTAIVSVYHIQIKGKRTQEVLTDMNQTARAAQEIMINEIRMAGCDPAGNSNARIIEADAMELVFSLDIDNDAGANQADGDCCDPNEVIRYQLTNDADNDGINDNIANVVQCDLGRETGAGNDPQSACGGAGVNGLQAVARNVDALNFVYLDSDGNVLSTPVADPDDIRRIELTLVARAGEVSGGLLFSYANTNTYQNQQDDVILPPQNDSFRRLLLTTTVNLRNIGR comes from the coding sequence ATGTGCAGTAAAACAAGGAACGGATTTACACTAATTGAACTGCTTATTGCCATGGCTATAACTTCGATTGTCATGACCGCCATTGTATCCGTTTATCATATACAAATCAAAGGCAAAAGAACCCAGGAAGTCCTGACAGATATGAATCAGACGGCGCGGGCTGCGCAGGAAATAATGATCAATGAGATCCGTATGGCCGGCTGTGATCCCGCAGGAAATTCAAATGCGCGCATAATTGAGGCCGATGCCATGGAGCTGGTGTTTTCCCTGGATATTGACAACGATGCAGGAGCGAACCAGGCTGACGGCGACTGCTGTGACCCGAATGAGGTGATTCGGTATCAATTAACAAATGATGCAGATAACGACGGAATAAATGACAACATCGCAAATGTTGTTCAATGTGACCTTGGCAGGGAAACAGGCGCGGGCAATGACCCCCAGTCCGCCTGCGGGGGAGCGGGAGTGAACGGTCTTCAGGCAGTAGCGCGCAATGTTGACGCGCTGAATTTTGTTTACCTGGACTCGGACGGAAATGTATTATCCACCCCGGTGGCGGATCCGGATGATATTCGCCGGATAGAATTAACCCTGGTAGCCAGGGCGGGCGAGGTCTCCGGAGGTCTTCTGTTTTCATATGCAAACACGAATACCTACCAAAACCAGCAGGACGATGTCATTCTGCCGCCGCAGAACGATTCCTTCAGACGCCTGCTGCTGACCACTACAGTGAACTTAAGAAACATTGGCAGGTAA
- a CDS encoding pilus assembly FimT family protein, with protein sequence MYGKQPNRKRKKFRKSRPKRQKYTGMKFAAMTAGRKRSHNGGKMARKSQGFSIIELMITIAVIAVLVSIATPNAIQWIRTAQFNSSVRNVKSKIEGARIFAVKSNARVEITFTGNAYQIDQLNRVTGVSDIQTHNLKPGISASFNNSPLRYDNRGMAAIAAGTIQIQSSSGMCREIVVAPEGNSRIEGCP encoded by the coding sequence ATGTACGGAAAACAGCCAAACAGAAAAAGAAAAAAGTTCCGAAAAAGTCGCCCGAAAAGGCAAAAATACACTGGTATGAAATTTGCAGCCATGACAGCAGGCAGAAAAAGATCACATAATGGAGGGAAAATGGCCCGAAAAAGTCAAGGTTTCAGCATTATAGAACTGATGATCACCATTGCTGTTATTGCAGTGCTTGTTTCAATCGCAACCCCCAATGCGATCCAGTGGATAAGAACTGCCCAGTTTAATTCTTCTGTAAGGAATGTAAAAAGTAAAATTGAAGGAGCGCGCATTTTTGCCGTAAAGAGCAATGCCCGGGTTGAAATAACTTTTACCGGCAATGCTTATCAAATTGATCAATTAAACCGTGTTACAGGCGTGAGCGACATCCAAACCCATAATCTTAAACCCGGAATTTCTGCATCCTTTAATAATAGTCCGCTTCGGTACGACAACAGGGGGATGGCTGCCATCGCCGCCGGGACAATCCAGATCCAGAGCAGCAGCGGCATGTGCAGAGAGATAGTGGTAGCGCCTGAAGGAAATTCAAGGATAGAAGGATGTCCATAA
- a CDS encoding pilus assembly PilX family protein, which yields MAEINKHKKGAYCGDEDGSIIVVVLLILAMMTIVGVMSANTTIMEYHIVRNMGIYKQNANLVESAVMEGLQEFMHIDASDPENLDPDADPNDWIDSDEDDWDAWYDSTTGAQLHGNNSIAASYDAGSAILNSRGEAGNGNLRVAVVGWEAAPGASLSATDPVRRAGIILSEYVSFDGSGNDNGFGILRMEIGVERVF from the coding sequence ATGGCTGAAATAAACAAACATAAAAAAGGTGCCTATTGCGGAGATGAAGACGGTTCCATCATTGTAGTGGTGCTTTTGATTCTGGCCATGATGACAATCGTGGGAGTGATGTCAGCAAATACAACGATTATGGAATATCATATTGTCCGCAATATGGGTATTTACAAACAAAACGCCAATCTGGTGGAATCCGCTGTTATGGAAGGGCTTCAGGAGTTTATGCACATAGATGCCAGCGACCCGGAGAATCTGGATCCTGATGCAGATCCGAATGACTGGATTGACAGCGATGAAGATGACTGGGACGCTTGGTATGATTCAACCACGGGTGCGCAGCTCCATGGCAATAATTCGATTGCTGCATCCTATGATGCGGGCTCCGCTATATTGAACTCAAGGGGGGAGGCGGGCAACGGCAATTTACGGGTTGCAGTTGTCGGATGGGAAGCCGCCCCCGGAGCTTCTTTGTCAGCAACCGATCCCGTCCGCAGGGCCGGGATTATTCTTTCAGAATACGTATCATTTGACGGTTCCGGCAACGACAACGGATTTGGCATCTTGAGAATGGAAATCGGGGTGGAACGGGTATTTTAA
- a CDS encoding ABC transporter ATP-binding protein, with the protein MTNPISFQKVSKKFPSGLIEKHRVLDRISLDIREGEVFGFLGPNGAGKSTAINIAMGFIIPDEGNVFIHDIPAFQPRARKYVGYLPEHPCLYEQLSAAELLDFCGAASGISRRATREQADFLLERLNLHSFKNRPVRTYSKGMKQRLGFAMAMIGDPPVLILDEPMSGLDPLGRNLITNIILDLKARGKTIFFSTHILNDVEKLCDHIAVIHQGGILYNGTISELTGGPDNENLEAAFVSLINTSRIEEHL; encoded by the coding sequence ATGACAAACCCGATTTCTTTTCAAAAGGTAAGCAAAAAATTTCCCTCGGGATTGATAGAAAAGCACCGGGTGCTTGACCGGATATCCCTTGACATCCGGGAGGGAGAGGTTTTTGGTTTTCTGGGGCCCAATGGCGCGGGCAAAAGCACGGCCATTAATATCGCCATGGGGTTTATCATCCCGGATGAGGGAAACGTTTTTATTCATGACATTCCGGCCTTTCAGCCCCGCGCAAGAAAATACGTGGGGTATCTTCCTGAGCATCCCTGCCTTTATGAGCAGTTGTCTGCGGCCGAGCTTCTTGACTTTTGCGGGGCTGCATCCGGGATTTCCCGGCGGGCCACCAGAGAGCAGGCAGACTTTCTGCTTGAGCGGTTAAACTTGCATTCTTTTAAAAACCGGCCTGTGCGAACCTATTCCAAGGGGATGAAACAGCGTTTGGGATTTGCCATGGCAATGATCGGCGACCCGCCTGTTTTGATACTTGATGAACCCATGTCCGGTCTTGATCCGCTGGGAAGAAATCTGATTACCAATATTATTTTAGATCTGAAAGCAAGGGGAAAAACAATTTTTTTCTCCACCCATATCCTAAACGATGTTGAAAAGCTGTGCGACCACATTGCAGTCATACACCAGGGCGGGATCCTTTACAACGGAACCATATCTGAACTTACAGGCGGCCCTGACAACGAGAACCTGGAAGCAGCATTTGTTTCTCTTATCAATACTTCCCGTATAGAAGAACATTTATGA
- the ppdK gene encoding pyruvate, phosphate dikinase, whose product MTQYVYTFGEGTAEGRGAQKNLLGGKGANLAEMARIGLPVPAGFTISTDGCVYYMKHGDYPEGMEQEVEAALAKTEKLMGMKYGDPENPLLVSCRSGARKSMPGMMETVLNVGLTTKTIPGLIEKTGNERFVWDAYRRLIQMFADVVMEKAEGIEPDEGEEIRAQLDNIMDEIKEQKGYEGDTDFSADDLKELSEKFKKKIKEVLGSEFPDDPKEQLWQAIGAVFKSWNGKRAVSYRRIEGIPDEWGTACNVQSMVFGNMGDTSATGVAFTRNPATGENKFYGEWLPNAQGEDVVAGIRTPNPLNMDTKSEQNKHLPSLEEAMPDTYKEIVDVRNKLEAHYQDMQDIEFTIQENKLYMLQTRVGKRTGMAALNMAMDMLAENLIDEKLAVTRVSADQLNEMLHPLVDPEAEKKATPIAEGLPAGPGGAFGQIVFTSDDAVKWYREGKHVILVREETNPEDVEGMRAAEAILTARGGMTSHAALVARGWGKCCIVGAGNLKIDLQQRTVSTNGKTFKEGDVFTLNGTKGYVYEGELAMIDATENPRLKDFMAIVDRYRKLKVRTNAETAEDVKLAKEFGAEGIGLYRTEHMFYGKGSEKPLFLLRKMILSVNEDERRAALDELFPHVKDDIKETLEILDDRPVTIRLLDPPLHEFVPHSEENQKRLAEALNIDVATVIKRSNALRESNPMMGHRGVRVGITYPEIAEAQIRAILQAAAELIKAGKKPRPEIMIPVTCDVKELDIMKQIVDQVYEDVVQAAGIDKIDYDFGTMIEIPRAAMLSDQMAQTAQFFSFGTNDLTQMTFGFSRDDMVTFMNEYLDRSILPRDPFQTLDMESIAPMIEDSVKKGRTTRPDLKVGICGEHGGDGPSVKFCHRAGFDYVSCSPYRLPIARLAAAQAAVEEEN is encoded by the coding sequence ATGACCCAGTATGTTTACACTTTTGGCGAAGGAACCGCGGAGGGGCGCGGGGCACAGAAAAATCTGCTTGGCGGCAAGGGTGCCAACTTAGCTGAGATGGCGCGCATCGGCCTGCCGGTTCCGGCCGGCTTTACCATTTCCACGGATGGTTGTGTGTATTACATGAAGCACGGCGACTATCCCGAAGGCATGGAGCAGGAAGTGGAAGCGGCTCTTGCCAAAACCGAAAAGCTCATGGGCATGAAATACGGGGACCCGGAAAACCCGCTTTTGGTCTCCTGCCGGTCCGGGGCCAGAAAATCCATGCCCGGGATGATGGAAACCGTGTTAAACGTGGGCCTGACCACAAAGACCATTCCAGGCTTGATTGAAAAAACCGGAAATGAGCGGTTTGTGTGGGATGCCTACCGCCGGCTGATCCAGATGTTTGCCGACGTGGTCATGGAAAAGGCCGAGGGTATCGAGCCGGACGAGGGCGAAGAGATCCGGGCCCAGCTCGACAATATCATGGATGAGATCAAAGAGCAGAAAGGCTATGAGGGGGACACGGATTTTAGCGCTGATGATCTCAAGGAGCTGTCTGAAAAGTTCAAGAAAAAGATCAAAGAAGTGCTGGGAAGCGAGTTTCCCGATGATCCCAAGGAGCAGCTCTGGCAGGCCATTGGTGCGGTGTTTAAATCCTGGAACGGCAAGCGGGCCGTGTCCTACCGCAGAATCGAGGGCATCCCGGATGAATGGGGAACCGCATGTAATGTGCAGAGTATGGTATTCGGCAACATGGGCGATACCTCGGCAACCGGCGTGGCCTTTACCCGCAACCCGGCCACCGGGGAAAACAAATTTTACGGGGAATGGCTGCCCAATGCCCAGGGCGAGGACGTGGTGGCCGGCATCCGCACCCCCAATCCCCTAAACATGGATACCAAAAGCGAGCAGAACAAGCACCTGCCCTCTTTGGAAGAGGCCATGCCCGATACCTACAAAGAAATCGTGGATGTGCGAAACAAGCTTGAGGCCCATTACCAGGATATGCAGGACATTGAGTTTACCATCCAGGAAAACAAGCTCTACATGCTCCAGACCCGGGTGGGTAAACGCACGGGCATGGCCGCGCTGAATATGGCCATGGACATGCTGGCCGAAAACCTGATTGACGAAAAACTCGCTGTCACCCGCGTGTCCGCGGATCAGTTAAACGAAATGCTCCATCCCCTGGTGGATCCGGAAGCGGAAAAAAAGGCCACCCCCATTGCAGAGGGCCTGCCCGCCGGCCCGGGCGGGGCGTTCGGCCAAATCGTGTTTACTTCAGATGATGCGGTGAAATGGTACAGGGAAGGCAAGCATGTAATCCTGGTGCGCGAGGAGACCAACCCCGAGGATGTTGAGGGCATGCGCGCGGCAGAGGCGATTTTGACCGCCCGTGGCGGGATGACCAGCCATGCGGCCTTGGTGGCCCGGGGCTGGGGCAAGTGCTGCATTGTGGGCGCGGGCAACCTCAAGATCGACCTTCAGCAGCGCACCGTGTCCACAAACGGCAAGACTTTTAAGGAAGGCGATGTCTTTACCTTAAACGGCACCAAGGGCTATGTGTACGAAGGCGAGCTGGCCATGATCGATGCCACGGAAAACCCGCGTTTAAAGGATTTCATGGCCATTGTGGACCGATACCGCAAGCTAAAGGTCCGCACCAACGCGGAAACCGCAGAGGACGTGAAGCTGGCCAAGGAGTTCGGCGCAGAGGGCATCGGGCTGTACCGCACCGAGCACATGTTTTACGGCAAGGGATCGGAAAAGCCGCTGTTTCTGCTGCGCAAGATGATTTTGAGCGTGAACGAAGACGAACGCCGGGCGGCTTTGGATGAACTGTTTCCCCATGTCAAAGACGATATCAAGGAAACCCTGGAAATTTTAGATGACCGGCCCGTGACCATCCGGCTGCTGGATCCGCCGCTGCACGAGTTTGTCCCCCACAGCGAGGAAAACCAGAAACGGCTGGCAGAAGCCCTAAATATTGATGTGGCAACCGTGATCAAGCGCAGCAACGCCCTGCGGGAATCCAACCCCATGATGGGCCACAGGGGCGTTCGCGTGGGCATCACCTACCCGGAAATCGCAGAAGCCCAGATCCGCGCCATTCTGCAGGCCGCAGCCGAACTGATCAAGGCGGGCAAAAAACCCAGGCCTGAAATCATGATCCCGGTGACCTGTGATGTCAAAGAACTCGATATCATGAAGCAAATCGTGGACCAGGTTTACGAAGACGTGGTTCAGGCCGCGGGAATTGATAAAATCGATTATGATTTCGGTACCATGATCGAAATTCCGCGGGCGGCCATGCTCTCTGATCAAATGGCGCAGACCGCGCAGTTTTTCTCCTTTGGCACCAATGATCTCACCCAGATGACATTCGGGTTTTCCCGCGATGACATGGTCACCTTTATGAACGAATACCTGGACCGCAGCATCCTGCCCAGAGATCCTTTTCAGACACTGGACATGGAGAGCATTGCCCCCATGATCGAGGACTCGGTGAAAAAGGGGCGCACCACCCGGCCGGATCTCAAGGTGGGCATTTGCGGCGAGCATGGCGGTGATGGGCCGTCTGTGAAATTCTGCCACAGGGCGGGGTTTGATTATGTGAGCTGCTCGCCCTACCGTCTGCCCATTGCCCGGCTGGCGGCAGCCCAGGCGGCTGTGGAAGAAGAAAACTGA
- a CDS encoding type IV pilus modification PilV family protein, whose amino-acid sequence MKLQLYKSHNSGFTIIEVLIALAIFSVGLLAMGALQSSTLKQTGDIGRKTEAWSVLEDQVERLKELQFYTNVSAQTFPADLTSGNHSESRKEGRFTVDWNITDNTPIDEVTIPDDLLLANVPSGTYTVSKTITVEVAEFGSNDTIAEVAFVKTWAVDGME is encoded by the coding sequence ATGAAGCTCCAGTTGTATAAATCACATAATTCCGGTTTTACCATAATTGAGGTGCTTATAGCGCTTGCAATTTTTTCCGTCGGGCTTCTGGCCATGGGAGCCCTTCAGTCTTCGACGTTAAAACAGACCGGTGATATCGGTCGGAAAACCGAGGCCTGGAGTGTGCTGGAAGACCAGGTGGAAAGATTGAAAGAGCTGCAGTTTTACACGAATGTCAGTGCACAGACCTTTCCTGCTGATCTGACCTCCGGGAACCATTCTGAATCCAGGAAGGAAGGGCGTTTTACTGTGGATTGGAACATTACCGATAACACCCCGATTGACGAGGTTACAATTCCGGATGATTTGCTCCTGGCCAATGTTCCCTCTGGAACTTATACGGTTTCAAAAACAATTACAGTGGAGGTTGCCGAATTCGGTAGCAATGACACCATTGCTGAGGTGGCATTTGTAAAGACCTGGGCTGTCGACGGCATGGAATAA
- a CDS encoding ABC transporter permease → MNIIWQLSRITFKQGIYSKVLYGIVLLSLILFVSNLFITQLFSLEIGKVAIDVGFAVFSLAGLSIVFFMGIGMISRDIHQKNIRMVICHPVSRWQYVAGKFAGLCLFLLVAVAVLGVFSAFSLWLGTVSAGGIQALRNFSWLMLFATILSHLLALLIILAVGFLFTVITSSGYLAMLLTFVVYIIGNTLDTVVKVLVQGEHVQADLFFTNGLKLLSWIFPNLSAFDLKVYLSYGLSCELSSLLWLGAYGISYILLLLFLTAAMLHKKDLC, encoded by the coding sequence ATGAATATCATATGGCAGTTATCCAGGATTACGTTTAAACAGGGCATTTACAGCAAGGTGCTTTACGGCATTGTCCTGCTCTCGCTGATCCTTTTTGTTTCAAACCTTTTTATCACCCAATTGTTTTCTCTTGAAATCGGAAAGGTGGCTATTGATGTGGGCTTTGCGGTATTTTCCCTTGCAGGGCTTTCCATTGTTTTTTTTATGGGCATAGGAATGATAAGCAGGGATATTCACCAGAAAAACATCCGCATGGTGATCTGCCACCCGGTTTCAAGGTGGCAATACGTGGCGGGAAAATTTGCAGGGCTATGCCTTTTTCTGCTTGTTGCCGTGGCTGTATTGGGCGTTTTTTCCGCTTTTTCGCTGTGGCTGGGCACGGTTTCTGCCGGCGGTATTCAGGCCCTTCGCAATTTTTCCTGGCTTATGCTGTTTGCTACCATATTGTCACATCTGCTGGCGTTGTTAATCATTCTTGCCGTGGGCTTTCTTTTTACAGTAATAACCAGCAGCGGATACCTGGCAATGCTTCTGACATTTGTTGTCTATATTATCGGAAATACGCTTGATACGGTTGTAAAAGTTCTTGTGCAGGGAGAGCATGTTCAGGCGGATTTGTTCTTTACAAACGGATTAAAATTATTGTCATGGATCTTTCCCAATCTTTCCGCCTTTGATCTCAAGGTTTATCTTTCTTACGGGCTTTCCTGCGAGCTTTCCAGCCTGTTATGGCTCGGTGCCTACGGGATTTCATATATTTTACTGCTTTTGTTTTTAACAGCGGCCATGTTACATAAAAAAGACTTATGCTGA